In Chrysiogenes arsenatis DSM 11915, the following proteins share a genomic window:
- a CDS encoding DUF1538 domain-containing protein has translation MSQSERYHVTFSEAIAILAPYIWGKLREQLRAVLPIVAYLFLFQVVILQKNVMGALAISAALVGVLIGLMFFMEGLRVGLMPLGEAIGAGLPKKRGLPIILSFAFILGVGSTLAEPAIGALQSVGMGVNPAQAPLLYYMLSERSTLLALCVGAGVGIAVMLGIIRFVYGFSLKYYAIPIVAVLSVATFFAALLPDVEYIIGLAWDCGAVTTGPVTVPLVLALGLGVSRVVCTRSDSGMSGFGIITLASLFPIAAVLLLGVALYWQGDYLSAAANATTIQMAQGNYLIEAFSGASRAIIPLVAFLFLVQWLLIGEKLHYLNEIILGIVLTVIGMALFNLGLLLGLVPLGDQVGSLVPATFSSVELQWLNEPHGPLYGMFGIGVAILFAFFLGYGATLAEPALSALGEQVETITNGAFKKKLLIQSVAIGVGAGIGLGIAKVIFNLPLVWLLLPSYAILLVITVFSDETMTNIGWDAAGVTTGPITVPLVIAMGLGVGSSVPGVVEGFGILALASVFPILTVLTMGLLVKTKKESRGV, from the coding sequence ATGAGTCAGTCAGAGCGCTATCACGTCACTTTTTCTGAGGCCATTGCTATCTTGGCACCATATATCTGGGGCAAGTTGCGCGAACAATTGCGTGCTGTCCTCCCAATTGTCGCGTATTTATTTCTCTTTCAAGTGGTTATTCTACAAAAAAATGTTATGGGCGCACTGGCTATCAGCGCTGCTCTCGTTGGTGTTCTCATTGGCCTCATGTTTTTCATGGAAGGGTTACGTGTTGGATTGATGCCTCTGGGAGAAGCTATCGGTGCTGGGCTTCCCAAAAAACGGGGTCTGCCGATTATCCTGAGTTTTGCTTTTATCCTCGGAGTCGGCAGTACGCTAGCAGAACCAGCGATTGGTGCTCTGCAAAGCGTTGGCATGGGGGTGAATCCCGCTCAGGCTCCATTGCTCTATTACATGCTCAGCGAACGTTCCACACTGCTTGCGCTCTGCGTTGGCGCGGGGGTAGGTATCGCGGTCATGCTCGGTATTATTCGATTTGTGTATGGGTTTTCGCTCAAATACTACGCCATTCCGATCGTCGCCGTGCTCTCCGTTGCAACTTTTTTTGCCGCTTTGCTCCCTGACGTTGAATACATTATCGGCCTAGCATGGGACTGTGGTGCCGTTACTACTGGTCCTGTCACCGTGCCACTGGTACTCGCACTTGGTCTGGGGGTATCGCGCGTAGTATGCACGCGCAGTGATAGTGGTATGAGTGGTTTTGGTATTATCACATTGGCATCGCTTTTCCCGATAGCCGCCGTGCTTTTGCTTGGAGTGGCGCTCTATTGGCAGGGCGACTATCTGAGTGCAGCGGCAAACGCCACCACTATTCAAATGGCGCAGGGGAACTATCTTATCGAAGCCTTTTCCGGTGCCTCGCGCGCGATTATCCCACTCGTCGCCTTTTTATTTCTCGTCCAATGGCTCCTGATTGGCGAAAAACTTCACTACCTGAATGAAATCATACTCGGCATTGTGCTGACGGTGATCGGTATGGCACTGTTTAATCTTGGCCTACTGCTTGGGCTGGTGCCGTTAGGCGATCAGGTTGGTTCGCTGGTACCAGCAACGTTTTCCAGCGTCGAACTGCAATGGCTGAACGAACCGCACGGGCCGCTCTACGGAATGTTCGGCATTGGCGTTGCGATTCTGTTTGCCTTTTTCCTCGGCTACGGTGCTACGCTAGCCGAACCAGCGCTCTCCGCGCTTGGAGAGCAAGTCGAAACGATCACCAATGGCGCTTTCAAAAAGAAACTGCTGATTCAATCCGTCGCCATCGGTGTTGGTGCGGGGATCGGACTTGGTATTGCGAAAGTCATCTTTAACTTGCCACTCGTCTGGCTGTTGCTTCCATCCTACGCTATCCTTTTGGTGATAACGGTTTTTTCCGATGAAACCATGACTAACATCGGTTGGGACGCGGCGGGCGTTACGACCGGGCCAATCACCGTTCCGCTTGTTATCGCCATGGGACTGGGTGTCGGATCAAGCGTCCCTGGCGTTGTAGAAGGGTTTGGCATTCTGGCACTGGCAAGCGTTTTTCCAATTCTCACCGTCCTGACGATGGGGTTGTTAGTGAAAACAAAAAAAGAGTCTCGGGGAGTGTGA
- a CDS encoding P-II family nitrogen regulator, with product MPNEEYYLNNIMIITCIVERGKADDVVEAAKKVGAKAATIYYARGTGIRERLGLLGIAIQPEKEIIEIAVHPSAADAVFDAMIDAGKLHLPGKGFIYMTQAVKAYTYIPKKEE from the coding sequence ATGCCGAATGAAGAGTATTATCTTAACAATATCATGATCATCACCTGCATTGTGGAACGGGGGAAAGCAGACGATGTCGTAGAAGCCGCCAAAAAAGTCGGAGCCAAAGCGGCAACGATTTACTATGCGCGCGGCACTGGCATTCGCGAGCGGCTGGGTCTTTTAGGTATTGCCATCCAACCAGAAAAGGAAATCATCGAAATAGCGGTTCATCCATCGGCGGCTGATGCGGTTTTTGATGCGATGATCGACGCTGGCAAGCTCCATCTACCTGGAAAAGGATTTATCTACATGACACAAGCGGTTAAAGCGTATACGTATATTCCCAAAAAAGAGGAATAA
- a CDS encoding energy transducer TonB, translating into MKKKSSSLLMPFALSIALHAAVLPLLPAHFERSGKPAETVTSVAVDLVRIVSQAEVPVVAAPTPVLAPPPVQKRVAAPPDVSAQHALVPPKPVVREPVKAVVDTVEVRQEVETAVEIAYTHDSVDQPKLDNGTPSNDATPVVQTENHEFIPAPFGSPDGARYARQVIPEYPRVARRMGWEGEVVVAARIGVDGTASVITIVQPSNHAPLDESARKAVEQSTYFPATRHGVSIETVVEIPMLFQLR; encoded by the coding sequence ATGAAGAAAAAGTCGTCGTCACTCCTGATGCCATTCGCCCTTTCTATCGCCTTGCATGCGGCGGTGTTGCCGCTGTTGCCCGCCCATTTTGAACGCTCAGGTAAGCCAGCCGAAACGGTTACAAGCGTGGCGGTTGATCTGGTGCGTATTGTGTCGCAGGCCGAAGTGCCTGTGGTAGCGGCACCTACTCCTGTTCTTGCACCGCCACCAGTGCAAAAACGTGTTGCAGCACCACCTGATGTGTCAGCGCAACACGCGTTGGTGCCACCAAAACCAGTGGTACGGGAGCCGGTAAAGGCGGTAGTGGATACGGTAGAAGTTCGCCAAGAGGTGGAGACCGCCGTCGAGATCGCATACACACATGATTCGGTTGACCAGCCAAAACTTGATAATGGAACTCCATCAAATGACGCAACGCCGGTGGTTCAAACGGAAAACCACGAGTTTATTCCGGCACCCTTTGGCAGCCCAGATGGTGCGCGTTACGCACGTCAGGTAATTCCAGAATATCCACGGGTCGCTCGCCGCATGGGCTGGGAGGGAGAAGTCGTTGTAGCGGCGCGTATTGGTGTGGATGGTACGGCCAGTGTCATCACGATTGTGCAACCATCAAACCATGCACCACTTGACGAAAGTGCTCGCAAAGCAGTTGAGCAGTCAACCTACTTCCCAGCAACACGCCATGGTGTGAGCATAGAAACGGTAGTCGAAATTCCGATGCTTTTCCAGTTACGCTGA
- a CDS encoding ABC transporter ATP-binding protein, producing MIVVQGLHFGYGRTSVLRDISFRVERGEILTILGPNGCGKSTLLGLLRGVLTPQVGVVEWEGRQPHQIGRRDMARLCAVVPQSAEPAFGYTAGELVAMGRFARIGLLGSLSPFDRQAVKRALELTDTAHLQHRPVTQLSGGERQRVYLARAFAQGSPTLMLDEATSHLDMDHRWETAELLRTMNREHGVTIVQVSHDLDLAAAISHRIVLLESGGTVVAVDTPSKVFTPENLGRAFRMEVLVETDPHTGTPRVVPIRSLRFQGREHL from the coding sequence ATGATTGTGGTTCAGGGTTTACACTTTGGGTACGGTCGCACTTCGGTGCTACGCGATATCTCTTTTCGGGTCGAGCGGGGAGAAATTCTTACGATTCTCGGGCCGAATGGCTGTGGTAAATCGACACTTTTGGGGCTGTTGCGTGGTGTGTTGACACCACAGGTTGGGGTTGTGGAATGGGAAGGCAGGCAGCCGCACCAGATTGGTCGTCGCGATATGGCGCGGCTGTGTGCGGTGGTGCCGCAATCTGCCGAACCAGCTTTCGGCTACACGGCGGGCGAATTGGTGGCAATGGGGCGTTTTGCCCGCATCGGGCTTTTGGGGAGTTTATCACCTTTCGATCGTCAGGCGGTGAAGCGGGCGCTTGAGTTGACCGATACTGCGCACCTCCAGCACCGTCCGGTGACGCAACTGAGTGGTGGCGAGCGGCAGCGGGTCTATCTTGCCCGTGCGTTCGCGCAGGGGAGCCCAACGTTGATGCTTGACGAAGCGACGAGTCACCTGGATATGGATCACCGCTGGGAGACGGCAGAGCTGTTGCGAACCATGAACCGCGAGCACGGTGTGACCATAGTACAAGTATCGCACGATTTGGATCTTGCCGCGGCGATTTCGCACCGCATTGTACTTTTAGAAAGTGGTGGCACCGTGGTAGCGGTGGATACCCCATCCAAAGTATTTACACCGGAAAATCTCGGGCGCGCTTTCCGAATGGAGGTGTTGGTAGAAACCGATCCACATACGGGGACGCCACGGGTTGTGCCGATCCGCAGCCTGCGTTTTCAGGGACGGGAGCATTTATGA